The region cacactatcgcattcggcatatcagagaactctatagcaaaaatttcaagctcctatctaaaaaaatgtggaatttcatattttttgccagaagacaaatcacgggtgcgtgtttatttgtttgtttgttgtttttttttcttttccccaggggtcatcgtatcgaccaggtggtcttagagtgtcgaaagagggctcattcttactgaaatgaaaagttctagtgccctttttaagtgataaaaaaattggagagcaaataggccccctcccaggctaatttttttccaaaagtcaacagattaaaattttaagatagccattttgttccgcatagtcgaaaaccctaataactatgtctttgggaatgacttactcccccacaatccctgggggaggggctgcaagttacaaactttgaccagtgtttacatatagtaatggttattgggaagtgtacagacgtttccatggggattttttggtttggggggtggggttgatgggagagggctttgtgggaggatctttcctttgaggaatatgtcatgggggaagaaaaattcaatgaaaagggcgcaggattttctagcattactataaaaaaaaacaatgaaaaaataaacatgaaaacgttttttcaaatgaaagtaaggaatagcattgaaatttaaaacgaacagagattattacgcatatgaggggttcaaaaatactttagcataaagagcgaggtatttaggaggagataaatagcctcgctctttatgctaaaatatttttagtaatttcaactatttattctacggcctttttgattcaggggtcattcttaaagaattgggacaaaacttacgatttagtgtaaagagcgaggtattaacgagggtacaaaccccctcgtacacgtaataaaaatataagaatataaaagtttgttacgtaagttaattcttaagttacgtatattttttactaataaaaacgttcgttgaaaattaaaagttctagtagcctttttaagtaaccgaaaaattggagggcagctaggcctccttccccacccccttatttctcaaaatcgtctgatcgaaactaagagaaagccatttagccaaaaaaaaattaatatactaatttcatttcaataatttgtgtgcggagagccaaaatcaaacatgcattaattcaaaaacgttcagaaattaaataaaaaaaaactagtttttttaactgaaagtaaggagcgacattaaaacttaaaacgaacagaaattactccgtatatgaaatgggttgtcccctccgcagtccctcgctctttacgctaaagtttgactctttgccacaattctactttttaaaacaattaaaaactttagcgtaaagagcgagggactgcggatgggacaacccatttcatatacggagtaatttctgttcgttttaagttttatgtcgctccttactttcagttaaaaaaaaactagttttttttatttaatatattaaaaagacAAGAAATCATTATGATGACAGACTCAATTCAATCCAATTATATTGAGTATAGTCAGTGCTTCACCGAAAGCATTTAGAGAGCAAAAATATAAGCTTGAGTAAAAACTTAACTGAGGGCAATTACGAGCTTAATATTTAATGGATTACATTTCAAGATATCTCAACTTAAAAGTTTTGTTGTTTAAGGCAATGTAAACGAACCCTGAAAAATTATGACaaagaaagtttctttttttatcactaCACTCTTGTTTTACACTATTTACCCCTAAGGCACCGCGAAGAGCATTAGTTCCTTTCTTCtagcattttaaaataattaatttttattattattaaattctattattttgtgtaattattttaaaattattaataaattataattagtaTTGAAAGTATTTAAATACTAGTAGTAGTCTATtttgaaacttgaaattatCCAAGTTTTAGCTCTTTaccttaatttgaaaaaatcttgttaaacaagaacaatttctatttctttataATACCATATTTAGAATTATcctaaccagaaaaaaaaactgtgccCCTTTGTCATGTATAAAAAGAGGGAAGTTGGAGTCAATTTCctaattcaaatgaaaatgactGTAAAAGCTGGAAAATTAGCCATTTGGTACCGTGAAGGTACTATGTAGTACtataaaagtactataaaggtGCTTCATAGTGctataaaagtaaatataaactaaataaatttttccgTTTCTGTTGAATTATggaggcttatcttagttttgacaagctttttgaagaaactaaatttcagctgggaggAAAGGCAAACTGGGGTCTGCGGGGGAGATAAACTTAGGTCTGGGAGGTGCGGTTGCCGCCCTtgtcccatagcaaattacacccctgtTTTTACCTCCTTAGGTTTTGGAAAATACTATCTTCTGTGATATTTTCATTCAGAACGcgtttttttgatgttttttgatGTTTGCATATGAGAaactaaaataccaaaaatttacCTCCCTCGCCAATCTGAATATAGAAAAATCCACCTCACGTCTAATATTTTGAATTGACGCCATTAGTTCCAAacactttctaaaataaagagATGCCCGTAGGGGGTTTAAGGGGATTAGCAAACATTTATTTCAAGTTATAAAATGGTTGTATTCACATTTAACTCGAATCATAGCAACATCCCTGACATAGATCTTACTTTCTATACAATTTACTGATTGATGggtctttatttatttacaattcttcatttatttaaaaaaaaattatttacaaaatttacaaaacattgtttacaaaatttacttcatttatttacttcattcatttatttacgaaaaaattatttacaaattataaaGATGGGTCTctatttattaacaaatcttattgattattaatcttaaaattaaaatcttgtGATTGATTAGGGTCTTTACTTACTTGTCAAGCGTAACAGCTGCGGTTATGTCCCCTTTTTCCCCTTTGGCGGCAACAGCAGatggaaataaaatttcttttaatgatTTGTCAAAAGGGTTTTCAAAAGACCAGCGTCTCTTTCTGCAAGCAGACGCTGAATTGACAAAAATCGTATTTTCTCCAAGGTATGCATCAGAAGAAAATGTGCCTGTTGAAAACACTGGTATAAGACCCGAAACAACTGTGTAGCACCATGTTCGAAGACCCCCAGAGGTGGTGCTAGTTGTTATAATTAGgtttgtaattgtttttgtgatgaaaatgaacCTCGCTTGGCCATTCACGCTTTCCTCCATTGTGCTTTCAATTTCCGCTGCTAAGCTTGGCGAAAAAGCTACTACGCTGAGGAGCAATAAAGTTGTTCgcatctaaaaaataataaaaagtgatttttaaaTGAGtgttcagcaaaaaaaaaaaatctgaaaaattctcaTAGTTTTGGGTTAAAAAGCACTCTTGAATTCTATTGgctcatattttattttcttgaatttagtattattttctgttttcattttagTCTTTCTTTGGGACATGAATTTTGAACCCAGTCGCATTGTTGCTTGAGCAGAAAGAGAAGTAAAATAATCCTGCCTTTTTACCCGTTGAATATTTATTCCTAGTTGCTATGTCAACTTTTCAGCCCCAATTTAGCAAGCCCTTTAACAATTTtagcttaatacccttagccgttcctgagatgttGTAAACTTCGGAAAAAACTGCATGTTCATAGTGCCTATCGATTCAGTTCAACATCTCCAAAAATCTATACTACTTGGTGCCACCTGTGTCACAGCAAAAATTTATAGTCTGTAAGTCTGAAGTAATAGTGATATGAAACGTTCTACATTGAAGTATGGAAGCATCAAAAGGGCAATCTTCTTCCTTATTGCCGTTGATGATAGAGAAAGCCGATAAGATATAGAACATTACAGGGTTAAAAGttcttttaataaatcaaacaaagaaaaacaagctttttcaattgagagaaaggagcaacattaaaattgaaaaagaaacaatttttttttttaactgagactaaggagcaacattacaactaaaaacgaacagaaattactacgtgtatgaagggggttgccccctcctcaacacctcgatCCTTAAACTAAAGTTTATTAGTACTTCTAAAAAAGTttcctattgttctaattaagcgACCCTTGTATTTtaagagtcattcttaaaggattgggacagaattcaaactttagcataaagaacgaggtgttgaggaggagacaatccccttcatacacgtaataatttcttttcgttttcagttttaatattgctccttactttcagttgaaaaaacttgtttttaaaatttaatttctgatcattttttagtaatgccaggaaatctggcccatCCTCCATGAAGAAATctccctccccacggaaatatcttgtagacaattcaatccaagtgaaaatttatcccggacaattacccttaacaactccacgcgtaaaattgagacggaaaagtaaagcaagacatttaaaaagaattttgtataggaattctggcaaattcccccattGTACAATTCCCCAATGACAAGTacacccctggaaacttccctccccataaAAATATCCCGTGGAAAAGCACCCagcaaaaaatcccccccaccCGAGGATGTATACATACTTCACAA is a window of Artemia franciscana chromosome 7, ASM3288406v1, whole genome shotgun sequence DNA encoding:
- the LOC136029282 gene encoding uncharacterized protein LOC136029282 isoform X2, producing the protein MFMMRTTLLLLSVVAFSPSLAAEIESTMEESVNGQARFIFITKTITNLIITTSTTSGGLRTWCYTVVSGLIPVFSTGTFSSDAYLGENTIFVNSASACRKRRWSFENPFDKSLKEILFPSAVAAKGEKGDITAAVTLDKTSKAADSDIESSRELKEIEPRFIKALSLIHTVTQTLTAISTIITTTQLKSVTLTCTPLELGLDPCPSN
- the LOC136029282 gene encoding uncharacterized protein LOC136029282 isoform X1, which gives rise to MELLSSMFEDEAGRKRQRSQADGPEFLPLSKKLNNLHISFEQENVLKLSHQMRTTLLLLSVVAFSPSLAAEIESTMEESVNGQARFIFITKTITNLIITTSTTSGGLRTWCYTVVSGLIPVFSTGTFSSDAYLGENTIFVNSASACRKRRWSFENPFDKSLKEILFPSAVAAKGEKGDITAAVTLDKTSKAADSDIESSRELKEIEPRFIKALSLIHTVTQTLTAISTIITTTQLKSVTLTCTPLELGLDPCPSN